cacctcctccaggtgGTCCAGGCGCTGCAGGATGGCCTCACGGTCCCCCAGCGCGCCCACCTTGGCGTGTCGGCTGCGCACCCGGCGGTCGCCGCTCACGATGCGCACGAGCTCCTGGGAGCGGCCCTGCAGGCGGCAGTACACGGAGAACAGGACGATGCCCACGAACACCAGGATGTTCACCGTCAGCAAAGTTCGGATCTTCCTGGCCACCGCCATGAACACGGCTGCAGCGGGGGCCTCACCCGCGGGGCATCCCCAGCATCCCCGCCCGGGCCTGGGCTTCAGCTTCGGGGACCATGAGCCGCCCGGGGCTGCGGGGGCTGCGGGGCTCGGCCGGAGCTGTCCCTTCAGCACCAGCTCAGTGCGCCCGGCCACGGCCGCCGGGGGTCCCCCAGAGCGCAGAGGGCTGCCCGGGGCTGGGGTCGCGGGGCGCGGCCGGCATCCCCCGCTCAGAGGGCGCGGCCCCGCCCCGGGGAGCGGTGAGGGGGGCCGGGGGCGCCGGGGGGCGGCGGGGAAGGCGCGGGCGGGCGGCGCTCGGTGTCTGTGCCGGCTCCTGTCCTGCCCGCCCCGCAGCCACCGCGCCGGTGCAGAGTGACGCGGCCTCAGCTCAGCTCATCTGCATCCGCGGCCCCAGGaccgccccgccccgcctcccCCGCCCCTCAAGGCCGCCCCCCGGGACCGCCCCGCGCGCCTGCCCCGCCCCCCCACCGCGCCCCCCTCCGGGGACCCCAGGACAGCAGGTCCGGGGGGCGGGGGACGGGGGGCGGGGCGCGCGGGGTAGCCTGGGCCAAGGGCACGCGGGCGCGGGGAGCGGGGGCGGGGCAGGCGCGGACCCTTCCTCCCCAGGACCCGCCAGACGCCCGGGGCCCCCAACGGCCAGCAAGGTCCGAATCGACCCCAAGCTTGACCCGAGAGCAGCGGGGCCTCCGGGAATGCCTGGCCAGGGCGGTGTCGCCGGGCGTGAATGGGGGAGGGGGCGGCCGGGGCAGGACCCGGGTCAGGGCCACTCTGGTAGTCTCCTGCCCACCCCTCCCCAAGCCGAGCTCccggcctccctccctctcccccgtCCAGGGCTGAGGACTGGGGAAGCTGAGTCCCGGGacatggggggggggggggcttgGGATGCAGCCGGACCTCCGGGAACAGCAGGGGGCCCTGGAGCCACCAGGAGGGAGAAGGCCCCGTCCCTGAGCCAGGCTCGCAGGTAAGACCCGAGGCCGCAAACCCcggctgcccccacccccagcccaggctCTGATCTGGCCCCACACTGGCGTTTTGTGGAGGAGACCCTGGAAGCCAGGGGAGATGTCAGTCAAGCCGCGCAGCACAGGGGCCCAACTTCCACTGGCAGAATGCAAGCACCCAAGAGGCAGGAGTTTCACTCAAAGGCAGGGTTCACCCCTGTGTTCCCAGAGATCGGACACATAGCTGGTGTTCAGTAAACATTTGCgggatgagtgaataaatgacgGAGCATTTATTAAGAGCATGGCTGTGCTTGGCTCTCCATACAGAGATGAGTAAGGCAAGGGGCTTCACAGCtcttggctgtgtgtgtgtccgtgtgtgtgcatgagtgtgcgtGCATTTGcctctgtgtgcctgtgtatctgcatatgtgcatgtctgtgttgtcagcgtgcatgcatgtgcatgtgtccacgtgtttctgtgtgcatgtgtgtgcccgtgtgtgcatgtgtctgtgtgtatatctgtgtttgtgcctgtgtctctgtgtgcatgtCTCCGTGTGcccacgtgtgtgcatgtgtatgtatatctgtgtgcatgtgcctgtgtctgtgtgcattgtgtctctgtgtgtgttcatgtgtgtgcatgtgtctgtctgtgcctgtgtgtgtgtatttgtgtgtctatgtgtgtctgtgtgtgttcacatgtgtgcatatctgtgtgtTCATCTCTGTTTgttcatgtgtgcatgtgtctctatatCTGTGTGcatctatgtgtctgtgtttgtgtgtccatgtgtgcatttgtctgtgtatctgtgtatgagtgtctgtgtgtctgtgtgtgcatgtctgtgtttgtgtgttcatATGTGCATGTTTCTATGTATATGTCTCTATGTTcatgtctgttcatgtctgtgCATGTTCACATGTATGCATGTTTCTCtccatgtgtctctgtgtgtgcatgtttctgtgtatgtatgtgtctgttcATGTGTGTGTTGTCTGTGCATGTTcacatgtgtgcatgtctgtgtgttcaTATCTGCGTTTGTTcatgtgttcatgtgtctgtgtgtatgtatatctgtgtgtgtgtgtctgtgtgtgtgtgtctgtgtatgcacatgtgtgtaggGGGATCTGGGGGGTTCTGGCTCTGAGCTTAGTACTCTATTCTTCAAATATCCGTTTCTTGGCATCGGGCATGACAGCCTATCCAGCTTGGAGGTTTTCTGCCCCTTGGCTGAGGCTGGGCGAGCCGAACAcccatttctcctttctttgttgagccattcttttcttcctcaggaTGTTTATCCCAGGAAATCCAGAGGATCAGAACCAGGCAGGACCCGGCACTGGGACGGAGGCAGCTGTCTGCGGGGCGTTTACAGTAGATATGTATCACCTGTTCTGAGACGGAGCCGGGGAGGCTGTTTTTAATCATCCGGGAGGTGATTACTATGCAGCCAGCGTGATAAACCCTGGTCTGTTTTTGATCAATAGCCATTCCCGTGTCCCTCCTGAAAATGCCGTATTTTTCTGGTTGTAAAATGTTTCCCGACGTTACGAGGACAGCTGCTGGAATAATGATGCAGGTAGCTGGCACACACGCAGTGCAAAGGTTTCACCAGGCATGGTCTTCTACGCCTATCACCTGGTCAATACGAGCAGCAGCCACGTTAAGGTGTAATACACACTGGCGTCATCTAACGTTccatgtgaggaaactgaggcacacaaagGGCAACTGGCTTGCTCAAGGTCGCGTGAATGGCAAAGCGTGGATCTGGGATTCAAGCCCAGACAATTGGGCTCCAGAATTGACTTTATTAGTCATGATCACTCCAGAGAAAACATCAAGCACTTTTCATTACATGTTTAATGAAAATGATGTTAAAGTGGTTTTGTAGGAGAAAACATTTCATTCatgtaaatacattttactgCATTCTAAAATCTAGCAGGAAAAGATGTGGCCTAACTACCGTCAAGATCTGGGTACATTTCATTGGAAATACAAGCACATTGGACATGGGAAAATACTGGGGAACTTTACACGGAAGAGAATGCATCTGATAGTCTGGCGAACTAGCATTTGCTGGATTTTTAGGACATAtgggaggccgggtgtggtgacctCCCCCAGCAATCCCAGCaatcggggaggctgaggccggtggattgctcgagcccaggagtccaagactagcccgggcaacatggtaaaacctcacctctatgaaaaaaatacaaaaaattagccgggcgtggtggtgcacagctgtagtctcagctacgtgggaggttgaggtgggagaatcacctgagcctggggaagtcaaggctgcagtgagccgagattgcaccactgcactccagcctgggtaacagagtgagaccctgtctcaacaaacaaaacacaaaaatatatatatgctgaaTGCTCAGTGAGCTGTAACATGTGAGGCAGCCCCCAGGGGTGCAGAGATGAACCGCTAAGAAGGCGTATGTTCCCACGGGGTGCAGAGATGAACCCCTGTCTGAGAAGGTGCATGTACCCACGGGGTGCAGAGATGAACCCCTGTCTGAGAAGGCGCATGTACCCACGGGGTGCAGAGATGAACCCCTATCTGAGAAGGCGCATGTACCCACGGGGTGGAGAGATGAACCCCTGTCTTGAGAAGGCGCATGTACCCATGGGGTGCAGAGATGAACCCCTGTCTGAGAAGGCGCATGTACCCATGGGGTGCAGAGATGAACCCCTGTCTGAGAAGGCGCATGTACCCACGGGGTGCAGAGATGAACCCCTGTCTGAGAAGGCGCATGTACCCACGGGGTGCAGAGATGAACCCCTGTCTGAGAAGGCGCATGTACCCACGGGGGTGCAGAGATGAACCCCTGTCTGAGAAGGTGCATGTACCCATAGGGTGCAGAGATGAACCTGTTTGAGAAGGCGCATGTACCCACGGGGTGCAGAGATGAACCCCTGTCTGAGAAGACGCATGTACCCACGGGGTGCAGAGATGAACCCCTGTCTGAGAAGGCGCATGTACCCATGGGGGTGCAGAGATGAACCCCTGTCTGAGAAGGTGCATGTACCCATAGGGTGCAGAGATGAACCCGTTTGAGAAGGCACATGTACCCACGGGGTGCAGAGATGAACCCGTTTGAGAAGGCGCATGTACCCACGGGGTGCAGAGATGAACCCCTGTCTGAGAAGGTGCATGTACCCATAGGGTGCAGAGATGAACCCCTGTCTGAGAAGGCGCATGTACCCACAGGGTGCAGAGATGAACCCCTGTCTGAGA
The sequence above is a segment of the Pan paniscus chromosome 10, NHGRI_mPanPan1-v2.0_pri, whole genome shotgun sequence genome. Coding sequences within it:
- the LOC103785405 gene encoding cuticle collagen 2C-like; translation: MSRPGLRGLRGSAGAVPSAPAQCARPRPPGVPQSAEGCPGLGSRGAAGIPRSEGAAPPRGAVRGAGGAGGRRGRRGRAALGVCAGSCPARPAATAPVQSDAASAQLICIRGPRTAPPRLPRPSRPPPGTAPRACPAPPPRPPPGTPGQQVRGAGDGGRGARGSLGQGHAGAGSGGGAGADPSSPGPARRPGPPTASKVRIDPKLDPRAAGPPGMPGQGGVAGREWGRGRPGQDPGQGHSGSLLPTPPQAELPASLPLPRPGLRTGEAESRDMGGGGAWDAAGPPGTAGGPGATRREKAPSLSQARRMFIPGNPEDQNQAGPGTGTEAAVCGAFTVDMYHLF